In Streptomyces sclerotialus, one genomic interval encodes:
- a CDS encoding choline/carnitine O-acyltransferase produces the protein MPLPSLADSCERFLAWCGPLLTPEERAATEAEVAAFRSPDGPGPVLQAALEGYDSTPGVHSWLDTFWPYRYLGRRDRIALNANFFFLFQDTGQPQVARAAGLIAAAVAYKRRLDREEIPPVVLRGAPQTMEQNKYLFSTTRIPGAQQDTVRHPYSEEWPGPSDARHVVVFFRGAMYRMDVLGADGTPHGLADLEAGLAAVMKAGTEPAAPGTSVGHLTTMARAEWAAARDALRAYHPGNAAALDDIETALFCVCLEDFAPADTQETCDELLYGDRGNRWFDKAVSFVVFADGRAGINVEHCGLDGTTILSFVDTLLGTPAEEQSRESGARSQGRPELAPLHFHLDDALQAQIRTAAEAFAQYGADTATRTVSFDDFGSTAAKALRVSPDAFVQLAYQLAHQRAKGRLGATYESIATRQWRRGRTEAMRVVTPEIQAFVAAMEDPAADAGTRRAAFRAAATAHVTRAKECQAGDAPEQHLWELELIQRRRGAELGITEQPALYRSPGWTVMRDDYLSTSSAPSEYIQYFGFGSTSSRCIGIAYVLLPDRFNLYLSTPRPVADQMHAFAGHLSAAVTELRELLAGE, from the coding sequence GTGCCGCTGCCCTCCCTGGCGGACAGCTGCGAGCGGTTCCTCGCCTGGTGCGGACCGCTGCTGACGCCCGAGGAGCGGGCGGCGACCGAGGCGGAGGTGGCCGCCTTCCGCAGCCCGGACGGGCCGGGGCCGGTCCTCCAGGCGGCACTGGAGGGGTACGACAGCACGCCGGGCGTGCACAGCTGGCTCGACACCTTCTGGCCGTACCGCTACCTCGGCCGCCGGGACCGGATCGCCCTCAACGCCAACTTCTTCTTCCTCTTCCAGGACACCGGGCAGCCCCAGGTGGCGCGGGCGGCCGGACTCATCGCCGCGGCCGTCGCCTACAAGCGGCGGCTGGACCGGGAGGAGATCCCGCCCGTGGTGCTGCGCGGCGCGCCGCAGACCATGGAGCAGAACAAGTACCTCTTCTCCACCACCCGCATCCCGGGCGCGCAGCAGGACACGGTCCGCCACCCCTACTCCGAGGAGTGGCCGGGCCCCTCCGACGCGCGCCACGTCGTGGTGTTCTTCCGGGGCGCGATGTACCGCATGGACGTCCTCGGCGCCGACGGCACGCCGCACGGCCTCGCCGACCTCGAAGCGGGCCTGGCCGCCGTCATGAAGGCCGGTACCGAACCGGCCGCGCCGGGCACCTCCGTCGGCCACCTCACCACCATGGCCCGCGCCGAATGGGCGGCGGCGCGCGACGCGCTGCGCGCGTACCACCCCGGCAACGCGGCGGCGCTCGACGACATCGAGACCGCCCTCTTCTGCGTCTGCCTGGAGGACTTCGCGCCCGCCGACACCCAGGAAACCTGCGACGAACTGCTCTACGGGGACCGCGGCAACCGCTGGTTCGACAAGGCCGTCTCCTTCGTCGTCTTCGCCGACGGCCGGGCCGGCATCAACGTCGAGCACTGCGGCCTGGACGGCACGACGATCCTCAGCTTCGTCGACACCCTCCTCGGCACCCCGGCCGAGGAGCAGTCCCGCGAGTCCGGCGCCCGCTCCCAGGGCCGTCCCGAGCTCGCCCCGCTCCACTTCCACCTGGACGACGCCCTCCAGGCACAGATCCGCACCGCCGCCGAGGCCTTCGCGCAGTACGGCGCCGACACCGCCACCCGGACCGTCTCCTTCGACGACTTCGGCTCCACCGCGGCCAAGGCCCTGCGTGTCTCGCCCGACGCGTTCGTCCAGCTCGCGTACCAGCTCGCCCATCAGCGCGCCAAGGGCAGGCTGGGAGCCACGTACGAATCGATCGCCACCCGGCAGTGGCGGCGCGGCCGCACCGAGGCCATGCGCGTCGTCACCCCCGAGATCCAGGCGTTCGTGGCCGCGATGGAGGACCCGGCGGCCGACGCCGGCACCCGCCGCGCGGCCTTCCGCGCGGCCGCCACCGCACACGTCACCCGCGCGAAGGAGTGCCAGGCGGGCGACGCGCCCGAACAGCACCTCTGGGAGCTGGAACTCATCCAGCGCCGCCGCGGCGCCGAACTGGGCATCACCGAGCAGCCGGCCCTCTACCGCTCCCCGGGCTGGACCGTCATGCGCGACGACTACCTGAGCACCAGCTCGGCCCCCTCCGAGTACATCCAGTACTTCGGCTTCGGCTCCACCAGCAGCCGCTGCATCGGCATCGCGTACGTCCTCCTCCCCGACCGCTTCAACCTCTACCTCAGCACCCCCCGCCCGGTCGCCGACCAGATGCACGCCTTCGCCGGCCACCTCAGCGCCGCGGTCACCGAACTCCGGGAGCTGCTGGCGGGGGAGTAG
- a CDS encoding class I SAM-dependent methyltransferase, whose amino-acid sequence MRFDTTGKVSLDHIYTQPDPRAYFTVLRTLDYCVPQLAKPYFAKFVKEYREIHRVAVPKVVDIGCSYGINAALLKYDVTMDELYARYGGDPAAGLTREELLTRDRELSRARRPAHPTRVVGLDASENALSYARQAGFLDDTVHADLESHDPTPDQRDRLTGADLVFSTGCIGYVTERTLTRVVRAQGGHLPWMAHFVLRMFPFDPVERELAALGYETTRVDGMFKQRRFASPEEQALVLDTMSEAGVDATGLEAEGWLYAQLYVSRPYGPAGRTRSLGRTRSLDRHDPNREQL is encoded by the coding sequence GTGCGCTTCGACACGACCGGAAAAGTCTCGCTCGACCACATCTACACGCAGCCCGACCCGCGCGCGTACTTCACGGTGCTGCGCACGCTGGACTACTGCGTACCGCAGCTCGCCAAGCCGTACTTCGCCAAGTTCGTCAAGGAGTACCGCGAAATCCACCGGGTGGCGGTGCCCAAGGTCGTCGACATCGGCTGCTCTTACGGCATCAACGCCGCCCTGCTGAAGTACGACGTGACCATGGACGAGCTGTACGCACGCTACGGCGGCGACCCGGCCGCCGGCCTCACGCGCGAGGAGCTGCTGACGCGGGACCGCGAACTCTCCCGCGCCCGCCGGCCCGCGCACCCCACGCGCGTCGTCGGCCTGGACGCCTCCGAGAACGCGCTGTCGTACGCGCGGCAGGCCGGCTTCCTCGACGACACCGTCCACGCCGACCTGGAGAGCCACGACCCCACGCCGGACCAGCGCGACCGGCTGACCGGCGCCGACCTGGTGTTCTCCACCGGCTGCATCGGCTACGTCACCGAACGCACGCTCACCCGCGTCGTCCGCGCGCAGGGCGGCCACCTGCCCTGGATGGCCCACTTCGTGCTGCGGATGTTCCCGTTCGACCCGGTCGAGCGCGAACTGGCCGCCCTGGGCTACGAGACCACCCGCGTCGACGGCATGTTCAAACAGCGGCGGTTCGCCTCCCCGGAGGAACAGGCGCTCGTCCTGGACACGATGTCGGAAGCCGGAGTGGATGCCACCGGCCTGGAAGCGGAAGGCTGGCTCTACGCACAGCTCTACGTCTCCCGGCCGTACGGCCCGGCAGGACGCACCAGGTCCCTCGGACGCACCAGGTCCCTTGACCGTCACGACCCGAATCGAGAGCAGCTTTGA
- a CDS encoding HalD/BesD family halogenase, whose protein sequence is MSTLEAMTLDQVVDTTRYPLTEPAGAEGRAVIARARRDLAELGCTVLPDFVRAELRDLLRQECSALAPRAHYDVETVNVYNIAVDDSLPADHPGRIPFERGNAFVARDRIPQAALISQLYTHEAFRSFIARCFGLPELHELADPLAGLVLNVVEPGREHPWHFDTNEFTVSMLTQEAEAGGAFEYCPGIRSAEDEHFDDVRDVLEGRGERLIRRLPLHTGDLQLFKGRYSLHRVSPVQGDTARHSAIFAYSERPGVIGSVARTRQLFGRVLPEHLAAAERRAVRGDQLLD, encoded by the coding sequence ATGAGCACGCTGGAAGCCATGACGCTCGACCAGGTGGTCGACACGACCCGCTACCCCCTGACGGAACCGGCCGGGGCCGAAGGCCGGGCAGTGATCGCCCGGGCCCGTCGTGACCTGGCCGAACTCGGCTGCACCGTACTGCCGGACTTCGTCCGCGCGGAGCTGCGCGACCTGCTGCGCCAGGAGTGCTCGGCGCTCGCGCCCCGTGCGCACTACGACGTCGAGACGGTCAACGTCTACAACATCGCGGTGGACGACTCGCTCCCGGCCGACCACCCCGGCCGCATCCCCTTCGAACGGGGCAACGCCTTCGTCGCCCGGGACCGCATCCCGCAGGCCGCGCTCATCAGCCAGCTCTACACCCACGAGGCGTTCCGCTCCTTCATCGCCCGCTGCTTCGGCCTCCCGGAGCTGCACGAACTCGCCGACCCGCTGGCCGGGCTCGTCCTGAACGTCGTCGAACCGGGCCGGGAGCACCCCTGGCACTTCGACACCAACGAGTTCACCGTCAGCATGCTGACCCAGGAGGCCGAGGCCGGCGGCGCCTTCGAGTACTGCCCCGGCATCCGCTCCGCCGAGGACGAGCACTTCGACGACGTGCGCGACGTCCTCGAAGGGCGGGGCGAGCGGCTGATCCGCCGCCTTCCGCTGCACACCGGCGACCTCCAGCTCTTCAAGGGCCGCTACTCCCTGCACCGCGTCAGTCCCGTGCAGGGCGACACCGCACGCCACTCGGCGATCTTCGCGTACAGCGAGCGCCCCGGCGTCATCGGCAGCGTGGCCCGCACCCGCCAGCTCTTCGGCCGGGTGCTCCCCGAACACCTGGCGGCGGCCGAGCGCCGCGCCGTGCGGGGCGACCAGCTGCTGGACTGA
- a CDS encoding MarR family winged helix-turn-helix transcriptional regulator gives MTEKGAGRADTDPGTETAPQDHLRLDQQICFALHAATRAFGGLYRTALRDLGLTYPQYLVMLVLWEHGELPVKRIGAHLRLDSGTLSPLLKRLEAAGLVRRERSAADERSVTVRLTADGDALRTRAEEVPRRIAAATGLPLAELADLRGRLNALTETLDAASLDGPECT, from the coding sequence ATGACCGAGAAGGGGGCCGGCCGGGCGGACACGGACCCGGGGACGGAGACCGCGCCGCAGGACCACCTCCGCCTCGACCAGCAGATCTGCTTCGCGCTGCACGCGGCGACCCGGGCGTTCGGCGGCCTGTACCGCACCGCCCTGCGCGACCTCGGCCTCACCTACCCCCAGTACCTGGTCATGCTGGTCCTCTGGGAGCACGGCGAGCTGCCCGTGAAGCGGATCGGCGCCCATCTGCGGCTCGACTCCGGCACCCTCTCCCCGCTGCTCAAGCGCCTGGAGGCGGCGGGCCTCGTCCGCCGGGAGCGCAGCGCCGCCGACGAGCGCTCGGTCACCGTCCGCCTCACCGCCGACGGGGACGCCCTGCGTACGCGCGCCGAAGAGGTGCCCCGCCGGATCGCCGCCGCCACCGGCCTTCCCCTCGCCGAGCTGGCCGACCTCCGCGGCCGGCTGAACGCCCTGACGGAGACCCTGGACGCCGCCTCCCTCGACGGCCCGGAGTGCACCTGA
- a CDS encoding organic hydroperoxide resistance protein has product MSALYTAVATADGRDGRAVSSDGQLDLALAMPPALGGNGAGTNPEQLFAAGYAACFAGALGLVGRQAKADTKDASVTAEVGISSDPAGGFGLSVTLRVELPDSLAGETGAQLVKQAHEVCPYSKATRGNIPVEIVVE; this is encoded by the coding sequence ATGAGCGCTCTGTACACCGCGGTGGCCACGGCCGACGGACGCGACGGCCGCGCCGTGAGCTCCGACGGGCAGCTGGACCTGGCGCTGGCGATGCCGCCCGCGCTCGGCGGCAACGGTGCGGGCACCAACCCCGAGCAGCTGTTCGCGGCCGGTTACGCCGCGTGCTTCGCCGGCGCGCTGGGCCTGGTCGGCCGGCAGGCGAAGGCGGACACCAAGGACGCGTCGGTGACCGCGGAGGTCGGCATCAGCTCCGACCCGGCCGGCGGCTTCGGCCTCTCCGTCACCCTGCGCGTCGAGCTCCCCGACTCGCTCGCCGGCGAGACCGGCGCGCAGCTGGTGAAGCAGGCGCACGAGGTCTGCCCGTACTCGAAGGCGACCCGCGGCAACATTCCCGTGGAGATCGTCGTCGAGTAA
- the glnII gene encoding glutamine synthetase, with protein sequence MTIKAEYIWIDGTQPTAKLRSKTKILSERVDTAELPLWGFDGSSTNQAEGHASDLVLKPVFSCPDPIRGGDHILVLCEVFNTDMTPHSSNTRAALREVAEKFADQEPIFGIEQEYTFFEGTRPLGFPEGGFPAPQGGYYCGVGADEIFGRDVVEKHLDNCLAAGLGISGINAEVMPGQWEFQVGALPPLEVSDHMWVARWLLYRTAEDFGISATLDAKPAKGDWNGAGAHTNFSTKAMREGYDAIITACEALGEGDKPLEHVRQYGTGIEDRLTGAHETAPWDQYSYGASDRGASVRIPWQVERDKKGYIEDRRPNANVDPYVVTRLMVDTCCTALAKALQV encoded by the coding sequence GTGACCATCAAGGCCGAGTACATCTGGATCGACGGCACGCAGCCGACCGCCAAGCTCCGCTCGAAGACGAAGATCCTCTCGGAGCGCGTCGACACGGCCGAGCTGCCGCTGTGGGGCTTCGACGGTTCCAGCACCAACCAGGCGGAGGGCCACGCCTCCGACCTCGTGCTGAAGCCGGTCTTCTCCTGCCCGGACCCGATCCGCGGCGGCGACCACATCCTCGTCCTGTGCGAGGTGTTCAACACCGACATGACCCCGCACTCCTCCAACACCCGCGCGGCCCTGCGCGAGGTCGCGGAGAAGTTCGCGGACCAGGAGCCGATCTTCGGCATCGAGCAGGAGTACACCTTCTTCGAGGGCACCCGCCCGCTCGGCTTCCCCGAGGGCGGCTTCCCCGCCCCGCAGGGCGGCTACTACTGCGGTGTCGGCGCGGACGAGATCTTCGGCCGTGACGTCGTCGAGAAGCACCTGGACAACTGCCTCGCCGCCGGCCTGGGCATCTCCGGCATCAACGCCGAGGTCATGCCGGGTCAGTGGGAGTTCCAGGTCGGCGCGCTGCCGCCGCTGGAGGTCTCCGACCACATGTGGGTCGCGCGCTGGCTGCTCTACCGCACCGCCGAGGACTTCGGCATCTCCGCCACCCTGGACGCCAAGCCGGCCAAGGGCGACTGGAACGGCGCGGGCGCGCACACCAACTTCTCCACCAAGGCGATGCGCGAGGGCTACGACGCGATCATCACCGCCTGCGAGGCGCTGGGCGAGGGCGACAAGCCGCTGGAGCACGTCCGCCAGTACGGCACCGGCATCGAGGACCGCCTGACCGGCGCCCACGAGACCGCCCCGTGGGACCAGTACAGCTACGGCGCGTCCGACCGCGGCGCCTCGGTCCGCATCCCGTGGCAGGTCGAGCGGGACAAGAAGGGCTACATCGAGGACCGCCGCCCGAACGCGAACGTCGACCCGTACGTGGTCACCCGCCTGATGGTGGACACCTGCTGCACTGCGCTGGCGAAGGCCCTCCAGGTCTGA